In Citrus sinensis cultivar Valencia sweet orange chromosome 4, DVS_A1.0, whole genome shotgun sequence, one DNA window encodes the following:
- the LOC102608647 gene encoding inositol phosphorylceramide glucuronosyltransferase 1 translates to MKLIPKLLTFVLIALLSIQSRAAIGSQSTDQAYVTLLYGDEFLLGVRVLGKSIRDTGSNKDMVVLVSDGVSDYSKKLLKADGWIVEKISLLANPNQVRPKRFWGVYTKLKIFNMTNYKKVVYLDADTIVIKNIEDLFKCRKFCANLKHSERLNSGVMVVEPSAAVFNDMMTKVNTLGSYTGGDQGFLNSYYSDFPNAHVFEPNLPLEVVNTRPVPNMERLSTLYNADVGLYMLANKWMVDESELHVIHYTLGPLKPWDWWTSWLLKPVDVWQDIRVKLEESLPGTGGGTNPKDEFAVKVLFLLPLCALLFCCYHSFLQTRDHFGSFCRTSLGDHIRHLYFKVRSVGSVAYTGVSSSSTINSNHQFSNSAQLKVPAYLGGSSIVVCFMVALVAFGISFSIVPRQVMPWTGLLLVYEWTFTMFFLLFGGFLHLIYKWGKATAFQAGSFSSDVESSDYDSGKGHQRQASACDFVTWYYGMGMALLAVIAPSLPAMFGVTALFLRLGLMVAGGIVLASFMTYASEHLAIRSYLRGLEDRDTTTRLRSACFLC, encoded by the exons atgaaattgattcCGAAGCTTCTCACTTTCGTGCTCATCGCATTGCTTTCGATTCAATCTCGAGCTGCAATTGGATCGCAATCGACGGACCAGGCTTACGTCACGCTCTTGTACGGCGATGAGTTTCTATTGGGAGTTAGGGTTTTGGGCAAATCGATACGCGATACTGGATCCAATAAAGACATGGTCGTTTTGGTCTCTGATGGCGTCTCTGATTACTCCAAAAAGCTTCTCAAG GCAGATGGGTGGATAGTGGAGAAGATAAGCTTATTGGCAAATCCAAATCAAGTGCGTCCAAAGAGGTTTTGGGGTGTCTACACCAAGCTGAAGATTTTCAATATGACTAACTATAAGAAAG TTGTATATCTTGATGCGGACACTATTGTGATCAAGAACATTGAGGATCTTTTCAAATGTAGAAAATTCTGTGCTAACTTGAAGCATTCGGAGAGGCTAAATTCAGGAGTCATGGTGGTGGAACCATCAGCTGCAGTCTTCAATGACATGATGACCAAAGTGAATACGTTGGGTTCTTACACTGGAG GAGATCAGggttttttaaattcatattacTCTGACTTTCCCAATGCACACGTTTTTGAGCCAAATTTACCATTGGAGGTGGTGAATACTAGACCTGTTCCCAATATGGAGCGTCTATCTACCCTGTATAATGCAGATGTTGGTCTTTATATGCTCGCAAATAAG TGGATGGTAGATGAGAGTGAGCTACATGTTATTCACTATACGCTTGGCCCCCTTAAGCCTTGGGACTGGTGGACATCTTGGCTATTAAAACCTGTTGATGTCTGGCAG GACATTAGAGTAAAGCTTGAGGAATCTCTTCCTGGAACTGGAGGGGGCACAAATCCTAAAGATGAATTTGCAGTCAAAGTCCTTTTCCTATTACCACTCTGTGCTCTGCTCTTTTGTTGCTACCATTCTTTTCTTCAG ACACGGGATCACTTTGGCTCATTTTGCAGAACCTCTTTAGGTGATCATATCAGACACCTTTACTTCAAAGTTAGATCTGTTGGATCGGTTGCTTATACCGGTGTTTCTTCATCATCCACCATCAATTCCAACCACCAA TTTTCTAACAGTGCACAGTTGAAGGTTCCTGCCTATCTTGGGGGAAGTTCGATTGTTGTTTGTTTCATGGTGGCTTTGGTTGCCTTTgggatttctttttcaattgttcCTCGACAAGTGATGCCATGGACCGGTTTGCTCTTGGTGTATGAGTGGACTTTCACaatgttctttcttttatttggagGTTTCCTCCATTTGATTTATAAATGGGGAAAGGCAACAGCATTTCAAGCAGGATCCTTCTCTTCTGATGTGGAATCTTCAGATTATGACTCTGGAAAAG GTCATCAGCGACAGGCTTCAGCTTGTGATTTTGTTACATGGTATTATGGAATGGGGATGGCACTTTTGGCTGTCATTGCCCCATCGCTGCCAGCTATGTTTGGGGTCACAGCTCTGTTTTTGAG GCTAGGGTTGATGGTTGCGGGAGGTATTGTTTTGGCTTCTTTCATGACGTACGCTTCTGAGCACCTTGCGATTAGATCATACTTGAGAGGCCTTGAAGACAGGGACACCACCACACGGCTCAGAAGTGCATGTTTCTTATGTTGA